A region from the Variovorax sp. V93 genome encodes:
- a CDS encoding leucyl aminopeptidase, translating into MDFQLKTLTVARAAAEKTDVLIVLVGSAPLTAKDPLSALIASARKAGDLPDKAGKLLSLYHPDEVVASRVVLAAIGDGKPASVRSGVIAAVNAAKAYGPKRVVLVFAQHADGAAVACAVAAAADASYVYTTTKSKASNGEGGRSIRHLTLGVADAAAVDKAFGEARATVSGVELAKEWGNRPGNYCTPTLLAEAAKELGKLPRVKCEVLGPKEVHKLGMGSFEAVAQGSAEPLRFIVLRYQGGPKDQAPVVLVGKGITFDTGGVSLKPAAEMDEMKFDMCGAASVLGTFRALGEIQPAINVVGLVPSCENMNDGRAIKPGDVVTSMSGQTIEVLNTDAEGRLILCDALTYAKRFEPAAVIDIATLTGACVVALGGVRSGLFTTDDSLAEALQSAGEQSQDRCWRLPLDDEYAEGLKSNFADVANVAGRAGGAITAAKFLQRFAGDFAWAHLDIAGTAWKSGAAKGSTGRPVGLLVSYLMERTRHAAAHAASPKKAARKEPGAAARKARSAQ; encoded by the coding sequence ATGGACTTTCAGCTCAAGACCCTCACCGTCGCCCGCGCCGCGGCCGAAAAAACCGACGTGCTGATCGTGCTCGTCGGCAGCGCCCCCCTCACGGCCAAGGACCCCCTGTCCGCGCTGATTGCCAGCGCCCGCAAGGCCGGCGACCTGCCCGACAAGGCCGGCAAGCTGCTCTCGCTCTACCACCCCGACGAGGTGGTGGCCTCGCGCGTGGTGCTGGCCGCCATTGGCGACGGCAAGCCCGCCTCGGTGCGCAGCGGCGTCATCGCGGCGGTCAATGCAGCCAAGGCCTACGGGCCCAAGCGGGTGGTCCTGGTGTTCGCGCAACATGCCGACGGCGCGGCCGTGGCGTGCGCCGTCGCGGCCGCAGCCGACGCCAGCTACGTCTACACCACCACCAAGTCGAAAGCCTCCAACGGCGAAGGAGGCCGCAGCATCCGCCACCTGACGCTCGGCGTGGCCGACGCGGCGGCGGTCGACAAGGCCTTCGGCGAAGCCCGTGCCACGGTGTCCGGCGTCGAGCTCGCCAAGGAGTGGGGCAACCGGCCTGGCAATTACTGCACGCCCACCTTGCTGGCCGAGGCGGCCAAGGAACTCGGCAAGCTGCCTCGCGTCAAGTGCGAGGTGCTGGGCCCCAAGGAAGTGCACAAGCTCGGCATGGGCTCGTTCGAGGCCGTGGCGCAGGGCTCGGCCGAGCCGCTGCGCTTCATCGTGCTGCGCTACCAGGGCGGACCCAAGGACCAGGCGCCCGTGGTGCTGGTCGGCAAGGGCATCACCTTCGACACCGGCGGCGTCTCGCTCAAGCCGGCGGCCGAAATGGACGAGATGAAGTTCGACATGTGCGGCGCGGCCAGCGTGCTCGGCACCTTCCGCGCGCTCGGAGAAATCCAGCCGGCCATCAACGTGGTGGGCCTCGTGCCCTCGTGCGAGAACATGAACGACGGCCGCGCGATCAAGCCCGGCGACGTGGTGACCAGCATGAGCGGCCAGACCATCGAAGTGCTCAACACCGATGCCGAAGGTCGGCTCATCCTGTGCGATGCGCTCACCTATGCCAAGCGCTTCGAGCCCGCGGCCGTGATCGACATCGCCACGCTCACCGGCGCCTGCGTGGTGGCGCTGGGCGGCGTGCGCAGCGGCCTGTTCACCACCGACGATTCGCTGGCCGAGGCGCTCCAGTCAGCCGGCGAGCAGTCGCAGGACCGCTGCTGGCGGTTGCCGCTGGACGACGAATATGCCGAGGGCCTGAAGAGCAACTTCGCCGATGTCGCCAACGTGGCCGGCCGTGCCGGCGGCGCGATCACCGCGGCCAAGTTCCTGCAGCGCTTTGCCGGTGATTTCGCCTGGGCCCATCTGGACATCGCGGGCACGGCCTGGAAGAGCGGGGCGGCCAAGGGCTCGACCGGGCGGCCGGTCGGCCTGCTGGTCTCCTACTTGATGGAGCGCACGCGACACGCGGCGGCCCATGCGGCATCGCCTAAGAAGGCGGCGCGCAAAGAGCCCGGCGCGGCCGCACGCAAGGCCCGGTCCGCACAGTGA